CTCTTTTCAGCATCAGCTGGCATGATAGGTTTTTTTTAACTTCGTATCGAGGCTTGGGAGCCATTGTCTGGAAGAGCGATGATTGTAAACTCGGCCTCTCGATCGGTTCTATCTCCGGGAGGGATGAAGACGACGCAGACCACCTTAGAGGTCTTGGAGATATTGATGGCGGCGCAAGTGCCAATATTTTCTTTGAACGGGCAATCGGAAATTTCACTCTCGATGTACACTATGAACACCAGGTGACCGGCGAAGACACCGGCTTTCAGGCCCATGCCGGTCTTGGTTATGATCTGCGAATCTCGAAAAAAATCACATTGCAGTCAACAATTAAAACAACCTATGCCAGCAGCGATTATATGGACACCTATTTTGCCGTTTCACCTCTTCAGGCGGTTCAATCCGGCTATCCCGTGTATCGTGCCGATGCTGGGCTCAAATCAATTGGATTCCAGCTCACAACCGCCTACAAACTCAATCGGCACTGGGAACTTCAGGCAAGAACGGGGTATGATCGCTTGGTCGGCGATGCCGCCGACAGCCCGATGGTGAAAAATGCGAACCAATATCAGCTCAGTGCAGGGTTGGCCTATAAGTTTGCGCATTGAAACCTGCCTATTCATTGGTTGTCCGGCAGGCAAAATAGAAGGCTGAAAAACTATGGAAATCTACGATGCCCATGTCCATTATCTCTGGCGTGATTCACCAACGGGAAAGAGCTCCAGTTTCTTGGCTCTGCGGGAAAAAGGCCTCAGAGGAGTGGCTTTGATTATCATGGGCCATCACCCTCCGGAACCAAAAAAATGCTTTGATTTCATCCCCCGATCCTATCATGAAAAGATCGGCCGGCAGCTGTTTTCAAACAGTTCGGGAATGGCTTTACCAACGGCAAAGCATTTTCCGGAGATTGAGATATTTCCTTATTTTGACAGCCGTTATATCACCAAAAGCGAAGCTGATTTGAGCCGTTTCAAAGCAGCCGGTTTCCGCGGTTTAAAGCTGCTCTATGTAGCAGATGAAGACAAAACATACGGGATGACCGGCTGGACAGACCTGTTTGGAAAATCGTCTCATGACTTCGAAAAGGTAACCTTGCACATGATCGAACAAGCGGTGGAATTTCGGTGGCCGGTCATCTTTCACGCTGATCTGCGGTTACACGAAGGATTCGTCAGGGACATTCTGGCAAGTTACAAAGAACACCCGTTTATTTTCCCCCATTTCGGTTTTTCACGCAAAATTATGAGCAAACTCCTCGAACAATTTGATGGCTGTTATACCGATTTTTCCTCACTCCTGATTTTCATGCGACAATCGCCCGATAATTATCGCAATTTCATCAAAACCTATGCAGACCATGTCCTTTTTGGTTCTGATGCCACCATTGACTGGCCTGAGTTAATCCATGAATATATTGACACAGTAAAGGCAATGATCCCAGATGAGGAGATATTAAAGAAAATTTTTCGGGATAATTACCTGAAGATA
This genomic stretch from Candidatus Anaeroferrophillus wilburensis harbors:
- a CDS encoding MipA/OmpV family protein: MSVAEKPLINQYICKKPLKKHLSSATESMITMLPNLFLVLCTIVTFFFYAAASTAEPLTQQGPLHNHDKEWAFGIGLLGRYSPCYEGADSYEINGSPLFSISWHDRFFLTSYRGLGAIVWKSDDCKLGLSIGSISGRDEDDADHLRGLGDIDGGASANIFFERAIGNFTLDVHYEHQVTGEDTGFQAHAGLGYDLRISKKITLQSTIKTTYASSDYMDTYFAVSPLQAVQSGYPVYRADAGLKSIGFQLTTAYKLNRHWELQARTGYDRLVGDAADSPMVKNANQYQLSAGLAYKFAH
- a CDS encoding amidohydrolase family protein, with product MALPTAKHFPEIEIFPYFDSRYITKSEADLSRFKAAGFRGLKLLYVADEDKTYGMTGWTDLFGKSSHDFEKVTLHMIEQAVEFRWPVIFHADLRLHEGFVRDILASYKEHPFIFPHFGFSRKIMSKLLEQFDGCYTDFSSLLIFMRQSPDNYRNFIKTYADHVLFGSDATIDWPELIHEYIDTVKAMIPDEEILKKIFRDNYLKIHHLGDIKS